In Amia ocellicauda isolate fAmiCal2 chromosome 7, fAmiCal2.hap1, whole genome shotgun sequence, the genomic window AAGATATGTCTTGAGAAATCGccggaaggtggtcagggactctgctgtcctgatttcagtgggaaggtcgtccaacaacttaggggccagggatgaaaaggagtggACTCTGGAgggaggggagtggagaggaggtaatgttagtcttctggcgcaggAAGACCAGAGAGATCTGGAGGGGGCGTACGGAGAGgtcagggtctgaaggtagctcggtgcagtctggtcgagacaggtgagggtcaatgtcaaGCCAggattgggagccagtggagggagcggagcagtggagtagcgtgtgagaATCGGGGCAAAGAGAACACCAgccgagctgcagagttctggctgagctggagtgggcgggcaGCAGCTGCAGGGAGGCCGGCCAGGTTCGTGTCAGCATGGGGATGAGCAGGGTgtaggagtgtgtgtgtttgtgacctaggaggagagaggaacgTTCAGAGTCACAGAGAGGTGAGATTGAAGAGAAGGAAGCTCGATTAGTATGAGATTTAGTCGGGATGGGAGAGGACTGGTGCTGTTGAAGAGGGGGCACCCGGCCGAGCTCAGCGCCGGCCTCATGCGACAAGCCGCCCATCCTCGAGCTGGGGTGAGTGGGCCGATTCCAGACGCTCCTGTGTTTATTATTGTGAATGTTATCCGGGCACACCACTGACACACCCAACAGAGCagccaatcaacctaagcaACCTGTCAATGGGAGGTGTGAGGAGCCAAGACTGAATTCGAACCCGGGTCCCAAGACCAACCCCTGGGGCACCGTGATTATAAAATACATCCTtattgttcatattttttataatagggCAATGCGTAGTGCATGGACACTCAAGCTGTGTCTCAAATCATATATTACAGACTAATCTTCATTGTTTTTTACATCACAGTTACATTCACATACTTAACTGTTTTGCACGGTTTTGAAATGATGCATGTGTGcttgtcaaatttaaaatgtttgtcttCAGTGTGTTATGATTATTTCTCATCTTGATTGTAAATTAGCCTTGCATTTTTTAGACGCACATGAGCATTGCTTATGAGATTTATGCTCACTTCTGATGTAAGTGTCCTGTTTGTCACTAGCTTGCTAGCTAGATATAAATGAGAGAGCACGCCCACACAAGTAAATACTCGTTTATACGgccatgttttttcttttgaaggAAAATGAACTACATAAGAAATAAGTCATGCAGTTTCCTGTATAGAAAATATTACAATGCAATACTGCCACCAGTattataaaaattataaaaagacattgtgacttttcaatatTGTCTTGTGATTACTTATTTCTTATGGACCTCAGAAGGAATTCATTACATTTCCCATCTaggctcctcctcttcctctgcctGGTGCATCACTCCACTTCCATGTGCGCCTCATTGAGGGCATCATTGTGGCAGAGTTAGTACTTCATGTGTCGTCTTTCTCAGCGTGAAAAAAGTTCGTCCAGTAATAAAGCGCCCCCTCTGGTGGCCAATGCAGGCCAATGCACCCCAGTTTCTGTACTAAATGAACACACCCGAGATAAACAGCTGCACCCCCACTCGAAAACAGATGTTTGCATAATTATGATTgtccagtgtttttttgtttttttttctcaatgagGCTGTATTTTAACTTAACCTATAGCTATAGGTAATGCAACATACACCTACACCTTGCGATACAAAATGACTGTGTGTTTGAGACGGTGGGATGGGCACAATTAggtgtagtacagtgcagtactgaTGCGCTGTGTAGTGTATAGCCGGTCGCCTTGGTGTAGCGCAGgtttccgcagatctgcagatttccaccgatcccattggtggagcagcgcagatctgcggacatctgcgcggCACGAACACGACCGTCACTCGCCGATGTGGCTCGTAGTGGCAGCGCTAGAGTCGCCTCTTTAAAATGATCTCCAACAACAGGCCATTTTTGcaccaatactactactaacaatTCTACTCAATTTGTGTGATTTGTTACTTTAAATTGGCTGTTTTTCAAATCGCCACTTTAACCTTCATGTCTGCATTTGCCAGCATGGCAGAAAGTATATTGAACAAGAAGCTGGAACTGTATGCCGGTGTTACATTGTAGCAGTGATCGGCGACACGTCACACAGCTCAGAACTAATAAGAGACTGTTGCTGGCTTGCTCAATGCAACACTGTGTACTTCAGGGCGAAAATGTGGATATCTATGCTAAAAATACTTCCCAATTTTATTCCCCTTCCGTCCGTCTTGCTCTGATGCACAAACTTACACGATCCAGTATGAATTGCATCCAATAATGTGAGGAACATCTTgcattcattaaaacaaataattgtatGTAGTTTCTAGTACTATAAGCCTGTATACAAAATAACCCCCCCAGACACCTTTGGCAAGTGAGAAATATAGCAGTGAAAGTAATTTCATATGCAGGTTTTTGGGTGTAATGCAAAAGTGTTTATTCACATATTAATTGAAAACTTTCCCCCCAGGGCTCTACTGGAGGATATGGCATATGGACCTGGTTCAGTCTGCAGTTCTCTACTGTGTCATGACTCTCGTCAGCACATACCTTGTTGCCTTTGCCTACAAAAATGTCAAATTTGTCCTGAAACACAAGTAGGTTCTCTCTGTCCCCGTCTCTAATAacctgtcctcagtgctttcTTTTGCAGTCTAGCAGTTGCATGCAGATGTAGTTATTTGTCGGGGAAGATAAGGTAGTCTGATAGCTacggttgttgttgttgttggtcacAGTAATGAATAACGACTACAGATTTATAATTACACGTCTATAAATCGCCTGTCGATCTCTTGTCCTCAGAGCAGCCCAGAAACGTGAAGATGCAGTTTCTAAGGAAGTGACGCGCAAACTCTCTGAGGCAGACAGCAGGAAAATGTCTCGCAAGGAGAAGGATGAACGGTGTGTATGGCCAGGCCAGTCAGTGACCTGCTTTTTGCCCACAGGGGTCACATGGGTTGCATAAGGATTCAAACATGTTGCTTTAACCTTAATGACAGATGGGTAGTGATCATGAAAAGTAATCTAAAGTGGTTAGCTGTATATTGGTGAAGTTTAGCTGGATTAAAGCAGTTTGTTTCACCctccctcctgctcctcctcctcctcctctgggtGGTTACatgtaattgagaatcattttaGTCTCCTGCTGTATAAATGCGTAGAGCTCCTCTAACCAGAACCCCTTCAAACAGAATCCTCTGGAAAAAGAACGAAGTTGCAGATTATGAAGCCACCACCTTCTCCATCTTCTACAACAACACCTTATTCCTGGTCCTCGTCATCATCGCCTCCTTCTTCCTGCTGAAGAACTTCAACCCAACAGTGTATCCTTTCTTTCCTGTTCCCACAGTGGATATCGGTGTTGTCTCTGCTTGCATACCTAAACGCACTGCTTGCAATTTTGTGCGCTGCTGACAAATGCTGACCATTGAAAGTCATTTGGCCAACGCACTGAAGAATTTTAGTTGCAAGATAAAGCGGTAGGGACAGCCCTATTACAAGGTGTTTCTTAGCAGCTTGGTTATGGTTGTGAGTAACAAACCTATAGAACAGAATATTCTGTCTTATGCAGTCTTGTTCTTCAAGTGTTTCTTCCTTGACGTAATCTTTGCAGAAATTACATCTTGTCAATCAGTGCTTCCTCTGGCCTCATTGCCCTGCTGTCCACTGGATCCAAATAAGCTGCCTCTGAATATTGCTGCAGGAGAATGATGACCAATCGGGGGGTGGGAGGGATCTGCTTTTTTACAGGAGTATATTGGTGCAGGGGTCTTTGAGCAAAGTGTAAAATACTGACTTCACACATGACAAAAATGGAGGCTGGAAAATGGTCTctactttttacaaataaagtttGCCAAGTCAGGTATCTGATttgaattttattttgcatgcgTAACAATATTCAGAGCCAACGCGGctgcatggttttatttttcgtGACATGTACAAAGCTGGTTATGATTGAACACTTTTTAAAGGAGGTTCCTGCCGTTAAGGACTAGTGCTTGTTTTCCAGCAGTCAATTATACACAAGTGGGGTAAAGCCCTGCACGGGCGTCAAATCTAGGCCCCAGCCCGGCCCCGGCCCGAGACGCTCAGGCCCCAGCCCGGCCCTTGTCTGACAGCTTATCACAATTATTGGCCCGAGTCCGACTGGAGCCcgtggtttttttttgttttttttttccattagagcctatactactgttgcagccattaaaatagttcagttttgtttttaatggcaaagtagttatatttcttttcatttctttattaagttaatttagaaaaatgtttggaaaattttttgtttgttaaagtttttgtttttcaaaagtgACGACCAAGCGGCCAGCGGCCGACAGCGAGTTGATcacgtttgatcaatttagcctctcaaatcaacacttgacttgcctacaataaaatcgatagatataaaacacttcaagcatatcacacaatgtcagtttaaatgtttattatcaccaccacagtaaaaaggcatttttgacaagctgaccaggctgctctgctgctcgcaATGGAGTGCGGAAAAACGAACGAACGGGCTGTACGatctaaacaaatacaataaaacacgcAGGTTATCTTACCTTACCTCAAAAATCAAGGTGTCGCCACAGAACATGGCCATTCTTATTCCCAATAGTTTCCAACAGTTAGACTAATGACAATAAAGTCTCCTAGTCTTaacatggctacagccagaagaaCAGTCTCTTACAGAGCATCGTGGAGAAAAGCACAGCATCCACAGTGGAGGTTTCTGTCCAGTCCTGCTTTCTTCTCTAACTCTTCCAGCTGCACTGAAGacacgctgctgctgctgctgccgtcGCTGCCGGGGACACTAACACCGTGCGAGCCGGTCTGCGCAGGCGCAGTAGCATGCTCTCGTGTTGTCCGTGGGAaacctgtgtgcctgtgtgtgcgtgAACAGACTGTGTCATGCGTGTCAGTGCGATAGATTATATAACatctttctatgtttgttttaccatcatcaacttctcatagtttcttttaattaattaatgtctaaaatataaaaaggaggaggagcctaTAACAGGCCCGAAGCCCGGCCCGAGAGGTGTAAATAAGTCAAGGCCCGTCGGGCTCgggctgaaatgcagggctctaAAGTGGGGAATAGATAACAAAAACCATTAATAagcattatgcatttatttaatcaagctaaaatatatacaatagttTTATAATGGCGACAAAAAGCATGTTGTGGTTATAGGGGGAAGTTAAAAaagttaacatttattttcttcccatcatacaattttacaaattgTAGAAAACATAGAGGATTCATTTTATTCAGAGTAAATTTACATTTCTGTTGAAGCAAGCTGGTTTGGGCGACACTGCCACACAACGTCACACTGGTATCGGAGAACATCAACACCAGGGGAAAGGCGTATTCAAGGCACTCTATACAGTGGGTGTAAAAGTACCAAAATATATATGGCTGATGGCTCCTGTGTTTTTGAAACTCTCTAAACCAAAAATgtctaaaaaatacaaatgtatcggTGGAATTAAGAACGCTGAACTTGGACAGACTTGGAAATGGAGTCACATTTTTGGGACGGGATTCTGTTTGTGCTCTTTATCTTGTACTGTTGCTTAGCGAAGGTCAAGCTCCTGCAGTCATCATGACCAGCGTATGATGAAGCACAAAAAAAGTCAGTAATGTATGGTTTGTGTGCTGCTGTATAGgacaaactatatacatttttactgtatatcttAACTTCACtaggtttcatttttatttttccccagaCCTACCATACCCCCGCCCCAAAAAGAACCTAATTTTATTTGCTATACGCTATGTCCTGTAACATGCTTGAATCTAAAACCCCCAAAACAAGCAATATAATAAACCATGGTCTTTGACATCTTTATAATGTAGTTGGTAATACATTCTCATCATTACATTAGCaatcggtactgcagtttgcagGCAAAGGTAGAGGCAGTTCCTTAAGTCAATGCAAACGGAGCCAAGTTCATTTGTTCTTCCTTCATCACCTCTATGCACAGTAAGAAGGCTCTATATAAATCCAGATGCATGGCTCTAAACTTAGTGTAATTTGTAGACTTCTAAATAAAAGGAGAGGGTCTATGATATAATTCCCATTCAGCTGACCTTAAACTCCAATTCTTTGtaacctttctttctttctttctttctttcttcctgaaGGTTTGTCTCGATTCTTGTTAGATCTAATAATTCTGTTCTTTCCTGTAGATCAAGCAAGTATTACTTAAACACATGAGCATGAAGGAAGCAGAGCAGTTCAAGGTAATCACAGAAATACAGCAGTAtccttgttttgcttttttagatgtgctttttaaaaagaatttagGCACACATTTATCTCAGCAACAACATGCACTTACACAAGCTCAGTTtgcgttttgtttgtttgcaccaAACTGAGCAGCAGATAGCAGGGGAGCTGCACGCACCACTTATTCCTGGAAGTGAGAGGGCTGATTGAAAAGTTAGTCTAGATATCCGCAGTTGTCGACCAGTAAACAACCAGCGTTTATGACCTGTAATCCTTCTTGGTGTAGGGCTTGTTCCCCAGTATGTGATCGATATCCGTGACTATGTGAGATGTCATCTTTGGAAGTACctggaagacaaaaagaaaaggtGGCCGACAATAAGAAAAGCTATGCAACATCCTCAACATTTCAAGTGTAAAACGGACGCTCGGATCCACTTTGCTTAGAGGTTGCGCTTGCCTGTATAGACCCCAGCTTTTCTGTAAGCTGCTCAGGATTAGATGTGCCGAGAAGAACGGAGCTCACACCTTCGTTACGCAGACACCAAGCTGTGAAGGACAACGCTTGGATTACCTTTCACATACTTTGTTTTTTGGACTTGAATTGTATCTTTTTCTTCCAATAAATACAGTCAATTAATATTCAGAACGTAAGAAATGAAGCGAAAAACGTAAAACGTCATTAACACCATCTGTGACCATGTAATAGGATGAATTTCGCAAAAACAGCACCATCTGTAGTTATGAAGTGAGTGGTCTGATCCCAGACGGCTGTGTGGATCTCTGTGTACTCTGTCCCATCGGCAGGATTCTCTTACCCACTGCCAGCTGAGGTAAGGTGCAGCCTAGCTTCTCTGCTATGTGGGAAAGCTCCTTTAGCTTAGCTTGTTGCCGTCTCCCATCGTCGCTCAGTATTTTATCTTTCAACCACTGGTAGGACTAGAAGAAACGGGCGAATTAGAACATTGGATTTAAAAGGTGACCACACATGCACAACAGCctcaaaatgcttttttttgcaCATTTGAATCTGCCAGTCCTCTTGTGAAATAATTGAAGTTTGAGTGGGGAAGTTTCGCAGTAACACTGCACCTTAATGGATGCCCTGGAGGTCTCTGGCACTCCGTTCTCGTACTTCCCAGTGATTATGCCACAGGCTAGGGGAGACCAAGTCATCGCCCCCACACCTGCACCCACACAGTGAACACAGCCTGGTCAGCACCCGTCAGgaagtacagtacagtggaCGTGAACAGTACGTGTTCTTCGAGGATAATACAGAACGAGTATATATCTATGAGAAATGTGGAAATTTCCCACAATACTTGCATGCCCATTGAGGCCATCTATCTCCTAAGACCTTGTAGccttaaaaaaagttttattttcttgtatttgtattagaaATCTATTTTCACTTTCTAAAACGTTtctaaaaacaaagtaaaataaaacaaatcaatgtaATCTCccagaaatgtgaaaatgttaaaagagACATGATGAACGAGCTAAAACTCATTACTTCTAAGCACATGAAAGGGGAGAAGACGGGCTCAGACTTGCCTATTTAGCTCTGCAAGCTGCACTTCCACCTTCTCCCTCTGGAACAGATGATACTCGGCCTGTTCACACACTGGCGGGATCATATTAAACTGCCTCGCCACGGAATAGGCTTCCTGTAAGGAAGGGAAACTTACATAGTGCAATTACATAGTGACAAATTATAGCCAATTAGAATGAATCTCCTTTACCAAATTGTATGTGTTATGAATTATTGATGTAATTGAAATTATTGTGCTTTCATCTCTGTTAGTGTGTACTAAGCTTTtcgttaattttaattaaatcatccAGAATTAGCACAAATAGATTTGACGAGCTGCCATcaatttacaataaaataaacatttgaaagATGCTCCagttattaatttgtatttgtgcaGGTCAGCGATCCTCTTCCCAGCCGCCAAtccaaaacaaaagcatatgTAACACCCtgtaaaatgtgcttttgttgACAACTGTCTGTTGTATTGCTGCTGTGTACATATGCATGCTGTCTGAGATGTAAACCCACCCTCCTGGGCCTGTACAGTGTCCGTTTTTTTCGTTTTGTTTTAAGAACTAAAAAATGTAACTGCTTGTTACCCATTGGCTTGGCAACGCTTTTAGCATCTATTTGCCCCCCATTTTAACTGCAATTCGGGTTGTTTTAAAATGAGGCTGATTGGATCTGACCAATCACATCTTGTAGATTGATAAGTTATGTACATCGTCCAATCACTGTTCGGGTCCCGTACGCCTCAACAGCCGTTGCCAACAGGTAACTAATAAAACTTGATGCCCCAAACAATCGGGGGTCAGTTCGGAGTGAAGTTGGTGTAGAGAGGGTCATCAGTGTGTTACAATGCATGGGGTATGGAGACTCTAACGAGCCTGTAAAACAACATCTTTTCTGTTATCTTTCTGGACATCGGTCCCAATTTATTTCTTGTACTATGTTACTGTTGTTCATTCATaacgtttattttattattgtaattcaaAGAGTGAATAGTGTGGAGAATAGGCGATAACCACtgctttataaaaataaatctgtgacGTGAGGAGGTGGCGTGAGTTTGTGGTTGGGGCGTGCTTATATCTTTAGTTACGTTTGTCAGCTGGCAGGACTGTGCTCttttaattacttcaattatattGTTGTCTGAGTGAATAAGTCCTCATTGAACTGTGTTGTGTATAACCGAGGTGAAGAGTTTTTCTCTGCAGTACAATTCGATTAAGTGCTCAGCAATCTCCACCAAATTTGAAAAAAGTGCACCAACGATAAAAACAAGGGATTCAATCTATGGGGACATTTGgccatttatttacttttcatgACAATTTGAACTTGtgggtacatttttatttgtttcacagtgaattgtgttgtttttattttgtttttgatactGCGAGATACTGAtatggtttttattttcttgattctTTACATTTACCAAATTGAATACTTTTCCTGTTATTTATATCCTCatatgtgtttaaataaatcacaatgattgttgctgtttttaacTAACTTTGTgtgtattgctattattattaataataataataataataataataataataatat contains:
- the LOC136753380 gene encoding translocon-associated protein subunit gamma-like is translated as MDLVQSAVLYCVMTLVSTYLVAFAYKNVKFVLKHKAAQKREDAVSKEVTRKLSEADSRKMSRKEKDERILWKKNEVADYEATTFSIFYNNTLFLVLVIIASFFLLKNFNPTVNYILSISASSGLIALLSTGSK